GCGACCGCGTCGGGGGTCCCGGTGAAGCGGCGGAGCTGCGCGGCACCGCTCCGGAGGTGCGCGGTGCCCGCCGCGGGGAGGTGTGCGTCGAGCTCGTCGAGGCTGCGGCGGGCCCGCACCGCGGCCATGGACTCGGCGAGGTGCGCGTGGGCCTGCACCGCGTAGTGCACGTTGCCGGTGGCGAGGGTCGGCAGCCGGCGCTCGGCGGCGAGGGCCGCGAGCCGGGCGTTCCGGGCGTCGTCGTCGGGGTGGCCGTGGTGCGTGAGCTCGACGTAGACGTTGTCGCCGCCGAAGAGGGCGGTGAGGCGGTCGAGCTCGGCGAGCGCGCGAGTCTCGCCGAGCTCCCGGGTGCCGGCCCCCGCGAGCGCCTGCCGCACCGCGCCCTTGCGGCACCCGGTGAGCACGACCCAGTCACCCCCGCCGGCGGCTGCGAGGGCCTCGAGGTCGTAGCGGGGGCGACCTTTCTCTCCGCCGGTGAGCTGCGCCTCCGTGATCGCGGCCGCGAGCCGGTGGTATCCCGCGGCGCCCCGTGCGAGCACGAGCAGGTGGGTGCCGACGGGGTCGACGACACCGAGCTGCGGGGTGTCGAGCCCGAGGGAGAGTTCGGCGCCGTACACGGTGAGGGGCGCGGAGCGGTGCGGGGAGGGTGCTTCGCGGACCTCGCGCGCGACAAGTTCGGCGGCGTCCGCGAAGGCGGCCGCGCCGTAGAAGCCGTCGTGATCGGTGAGTGCGATGCCGGTGAGCCCGAGGCGCGCGGCCTCGCGGACGAGCTGCTCGGGCGAGGACGCACCGTCGAGGAAGCTGAAGTGGGAGTGCGCGTGGAGCTCGGCGTAGGGCACGAGCGGGCGGTGATCGGGGGCTTCGTGCGCGCTGTCGGTGTGCGCGCTGTTGGTGTCTGCGCTGCCGGTGTGCGCACTGACCGTGTGCGTGGTGGCGCCGGCGGGCGGCACGGGCGGTCCGGGATCCCGGTCCCCGGCGGGCGGCGTCGCGCCCCCGCGGGCCGAGAGGCGGCGTTCGAACTCGCTCCACGGGATGGGGTCGTTGTTCCAGCCCATGCGGCCTCCCTCCGGGTGCAGGGTGTCGGGTGTTGAGTGTCGGGTGGTGTCGGGGTGTCAGGGTCGAGGCACGGGGTGCGATGAGGCGGGGGTCAGTCGTAGCGGCCCTCCGCGAACCACCGCGCCGACTCATGGAAGAGCAGCCAGGCGTCACCTCCTTCGAGTTGCAGCTGGAGCCGGAACCGGGTCGGGGTGCCCTGCCACCAGCGCTCGCGCAGCGCCCAGGGCAGCGACCACTCCTGCACGGTCTCGGTGAGGCTGAGATCGCCCACGCGCAGCCGCACCGGTGTCGCGGTGAGCAGGTCGTCCTCGTCGACACCGACGGCTCGGCCCTCGGCGTCGAGCAGCTCGGACGGCAGCGGCGAGGGGAAGACCCGACTGGGGGTCGCGCCGCTCAGGCTGCCGGGCCACGGGCCTGCCGCGGAGGCTCGGGATCCGCGCTCGCGCGAGCGCGCCGTGCTCCACGGCACGAAGCGCTGACGATCCCCGAGCAGCCGCCCGCCGGTGAGCTCCATCGTGCCGACGCCGGTGTGGCCGAGGGTGCTCTGCGCGCGGCTCAGGTGGTGGTGCACCCGCGTGTCGGGCTCGGTGCTCCACAGCCCGGGTTCGTGCGCGGCGGCGCGGTCGGTGTGGGTGGGGGTGATGCGCACGTGCGTGATGCCGGCCCCGCCCCGCTCGGTCTCGCGCACGGCGGAGGCGGCCTGCCACCGGATCCTGCCGACGGTGTCGGCAGCGGTGAATCGGTGGGGGTGCAGCCACTCGCGCTCGTGCCGGAGCCCCACGTCGTCGGTGAGTTCGATGCGCAGCGCGGTGCACACGAGGCGATCCGCGGTGAGTGCCGAGATGAAGCGCTCGGCGAGCGTCGCGCACGCGAAGGCGAGCTGTTCGGTCGTGTCGATCGGCGGCTCGAACGTGAGCTCGATCGCGCGCTCGCGCACCGGATCGCGGGGGCGCACCTCGGCGCCGCGATCCTGCCCGAGTGCGGCGGCCCGGCGGTGCGCGGTGAGCCCCTCCGCCCCGAACCGCTGCTGCACGGCGTCCTCGGGCAGCGCCGCGAGCGCCCCGAGCGTGCGGATCCCGAGCCCCACGAGCAGGTCCGCGAACCCGGCGGATGCGGCGCGGGAGACGGGGAGCGGACTCAGGAACGCCGCCGAGCCTCCGGGCGGCACGATGCGGACGGCCTCGGCCGGGGCCTCGATACCGGGGGTGGTCGCGGTGGCGCGCACCGCCTGCTCGGCCGCGAAGAGCCCGTCGGCGATCCCGACCCGCGCCAGCGGCAGGCCGAGCTCCGCGGCGAGTCGCAGCAGGGCCGCCGCCGCGGGCTCCTCGCCGCCGTAGTAGCGGGCCGGGCCGCGCACCCGCATGGCGCAGAGACCCGGGCGGCGCAGCTCGATGCCGGGGATCAGCTGCTCGAGTGCGGCGATGACCGGTGCGAAGCGGCGCCCGTCGACCTCGGGATCGTGCGGGTGGACCACGAGGGTCGGGCACCGGGACTGCGCCTCCCGTTCCCGGAGCCCCGTGCGCACCCCCTCCGCCCGCGCCGCGGCGGAGCACGCGACCACGCGGTGCTGCGCGAGGAGTGCGATCGGGGGAATCGCGGCGTCCGGGGCCTCCGAAATACCCGGGATCTCCGCAGCACCCGGGGCCTCCGAAATACCCGGGCTCTCCGCAGCGCGCGTCGCGACCACCCGCTCCTGCGGCTCATCCGCGGCCTCCTGATCGCGGAGCAACGCGTGGATCGGCCAGTCGGGCACCCAGAAGACCAGGGTGCGGCTCGGTGCGGTCATCGCGGCACCAGGCGACGGACGGACGATGCGGCGGGGTCGACGACGCTGCCGCCCGCGAAGCGCACGGTGTGCCGGAGCGTGCCGCGCCGATCCTGCGACTGCACCGCGATCTCGCGCTCCTCGAGCGCACCGGTGCCCGCGCCGAGCCCCCGCCACCGCGACGCGGTGACCCGCAGCGAGCTCTCGGGGTGCGGCCAGTCGCCCGCGACGACGAGCGCCGTGCCGTGCTCGCGCAGGCGCGCGGAGATGCGCTCCACCTCGCCGGGCCGCGGCCGGATCGAGGGGACCAGCAGCACCACCGTGAGGACTTCGCTCAGCGCACCACTCAGGCCGATCGCGTCCGAGCCGGGCTCGGGGATCAGAATGCAGCGGTCGAGCGCGATCCCGAGCGCGGTGGCGGCCTCCGCGCCGAACGTGGGGCAGCCGATCACCCCGCACCAGGCCCCGGAGGCGGAGGCCTCGGAGAGCATCGAAAGTGCGAGCTGCTGCGACCCGTGCACGGCGTAGCTGGCCCCCTTCCGCAGCGAGCCGCCGGGCAGCAGCGGGCGGAGCCCCGCGGAGGTGGGCAGGGCACGATCGTCGAGCCGCAGCGGCTGCATCTCGGAGATGCGCTGCTGCAGCGTGCGGACGGTCGTGGGGGAGTGCATGCAGCAATATTCGAACATATGTTCGAATAAGTCAATCTCGATTCGGCGGGTCTCGGACGGGGTTAGGATGGGAGGGATGAACGAGGAAGAGCTAGACGATTACGAACGCGAAGCCGAGCTGTCGCTGTTCCGGGAATACCGCGACATCGCCAGTCAGTTCCGCTATGTCGTGGAGACCGAGCGCCGGTTCTACCTGGCCAACGACGTCGACCTCAAGCGGCAGGACGCGGGTAGCGACTTCTACTTCGAGCTCTCGATGACGGACGTCTGGGTCTGGGACGTGTACCGGGCCGACCGCTTCGTGAAGTCGGTTCGGGTGCTCACGTTCAAGGACGTGAACGTGGAGGAGCTGTCGGCGCGCGAGTTCTCGCTGCCGCAGGAGCTCGCGCTCGACGAGTAGCCGCACACCCCGCTCACACCCCGTCGTCCAGCGACCGTCGGTGCTGAGTTCTCCACATCGGTTCGGGATCCCCGGTTCCGTGCACCCCCGCACCCCACCATGGGTGCAGGAGGTGCGACATGACCCGCACAGCAGTACACCCGGTCCGGGTGCCCCACCGGCAGACCCTCGGTGCCCGCGGCGAAACCATCGCGGCGGCCTACCTCGAGGGGCTCGGCTACCGCATCCTCGAGCGCAACTGGCGCACCCGCACGGGTGAGCTCGATCTCATCGTGCGCGACGGGCAGGTTCTCGTCGCCGTGGAGGTGAAGACCCGCAGCGGAGCGGGCTACGGCAGCCCGCTGGAGGCCATCACCGCCCTGAAGATGAGCCGACTGCGACGGTTGCTCCTCGAGTGGGTGCGCGCATCCGGTGAGCGCGGGTCCCGGCTCCGAGTGGACGCCGTCGGGATCACCCTCCGACCGGGGGAACGGCCCCGCATCGACCACCTGCAGGGCATCTCGTGAGCCGCGGGGCGAAACACGGAGTGTGCCGCGCTGCTTCTGTGGCGCTCACGGGGCTCGACGGTACGGCGGTCATGGTGGAGGCTGCCGTTGCTCAGCAGTTGCCGGGCATGGCCATCATCGGGCTCCCCGACACAGCGCTGGCCGAGGCGAAACTCCGGGTCCGCACCGCGACGACGCAGGCCGGGTTGCCGCTCGCGGATCGTTTCATCCTGGTCAACCTCAGCCCTGCGGCGCTTCCGAAGCAGGGATCCGGCTTCGACCTCGCGATCGCGCTGGCTGCGCTCGCCGCATCGGGGCACCTGCCGACCGGCCGGCTCGCGGAGACGGCCCACCTCGGCGAGCTCGGCCTCGACGCCGAGCTGCGCCGCCCTGCGGGTCTCCTCACCGCCACGGTCGCCGCGCGTGCGCTCGGGTTCAGCCGGGTAATGGTGCCCGAGGCGGGTGGTGCCGAGGCCGCGCTGGTGCCCGGCATCGAGGTCATCGCAGCACGGGATCTGGCGGGTGCGGTGGCCTGGCACCGGGGTGAGCCGGAGGGGTGGCGCGTGGTGCCCTCCGGCGCGAGCGCCGGAGGTACGGGCAGTGCGGGTGCGGACGCTGCGGACGGTGCGGACCATGCCGGAGACATGTCCGACATCATCGGTCAGCCGGAGGCAGTGGAGGCGTTGGTGGTCGCTGCCGCGGGAAGGCACCACGTCTCGCTGCTCGGGCCCCCGGGCACCGGGAAGACGCTGCTCGCGACTCGCCTCCCCACGATCCTGCCCGATCTCACCCCGGACGAGGCGATCACGGCGAGCAGCATCGCGTCGCTCGGCGGGCTGCCGCTCACGGCACTCGTCCGCCGGCCGCCGTTCGAGCGGCCGCACCACACCGCGTCGGCGGTATCGATCATCGGGGGCGGCTCGGGCGGTGAGGTCCGTGCGGGTGCCATCACGCGGGCGTGCCACGGGGTCCTGTTCCTCGACGAGGCCCCGGAGTTTCCGCGCGGGGTCCTGGACTCGCTGCGGCAACCGCTCGAGGCGGGCACAGTGGAGATCCATCGATCGCGTGTCCGCACAACCCTGCCCGCGCACCTGCAGCTGGTCGTGCTTTGTGTACGACTGGATATTGTTTGGTCCAGTATTGTCGGTCTTATGTGACCTTCATTTCGAGACCGCTTGCGGAGGACCCAACAGTGATTTGGCATAAGCATTCTGTTGTCTAGTGTGGTGTGCGATTCCTGGGATGAGGGGGATGACGGACTTGGTCTAGAGCGCGCGCCGTCCTGTCCTTACTGCAGCAGCGACGTAATGTTTCAATGGCGAAGGTGGTGGGAGTGCCCCCGTTGTGACGGTGTTCGCCTGCCGGACCTGCTTCACCCCGCGGAATGAAGATCAGAGACTCACTAGTCGAGGTATCGCTTCGAATTAGGGCGGTGGAACTGGGTACGATTCGAGCGTGGAAAACCATCACCTGGACACTCTGGTTGTTAGGACTGAACCGGTTCGCGTCACGAAGAATCTGAAGCAAGTAGTAGGGGACCACCTGGAGCAATGGGGGTCAGGATTCATCCTGAGGCGCCTAGATACCTTGAAGGGGACAAATCAGCCCGTTGAACTCGTTTCCTCGACTGACCCGGACGAGGCTATCGTCCTGGGTCAACTCCCCGAATGGTTTGCGCAGTATCTTCCTTTGGGTGCCCTCGGTCGATTCGCTTGTCCTATCACGGCTACCTGCAATGTTCAGGGGCACCTCTATGTCGTGGACGGTCGGCTGAATGGTTTCCTTGTATTTGAGCCCCATTGGACCAGAGTTGAGGAACTCGGGGATCAGAGCGCCTTGGAATCTCTCGCGGATAGATGCGAAGGCGTATTCCCGTCAGACCATAGTGATTTGACTGAGCAGGGACACCTACGTATCTCTGGCACGCTCGAGCACAAGCTGAAATCGCTGGGTGTGCATCGTGGAGTTCACTACCTCGACACGGTCTATGTGATCCAGAATCTCAAACGGGAACGGCGCTATGAGGAGGCGTTGGAGATCGCCTTGGTGGCGACTGAGGCGAGCTTTGTCCAGTCAGACCGAGACCCAAGTGCTTCTTCCTACCCTCCTCCGTTTTATGCCAAACACGCCGGGATTATTCTTCGGAAGCTCGGCCGAATGGAAGAGTCGAAGCTCTTGGCTAAACGATATGAGAACGCGTTGACCCAGAGCACCAGAAAGCGCGATACCGTCGGTTGATTGATTGCGCTCGAAAACTCACGCGAATGAATAGAGTCATTCGTGAAAGGTTTGGGTACTGCAAGAACTGTTTCGTGGAGTCGCAGAGTTGGGGTTTGCTTGACAATTTCCTAGCTTCGAGCGGCACTTTTCGAATTGCCAGTCGGGTGCGGCGCGGCGATATGGTGGCTGGTACGTTGCTGCCTATGGCAATAAGCTCAGCCCAATGTGCCGCTCTGGCCCAGATGCTTCACACAAGTGATGACCTTGATCGTTGGCGACTAAGAGCGCATCGTGTGGAGGTACCTGAGCGTGGAAGCGAGCTAGCGATTGATGACACAGTTTTCCCTCCCATGGCGATAAGCCAGCTTGTAAGGACGTCTCTCGTATCCGCTGGTGAGCACCTGCGCCTCGCGCTTGATGCCATTAAAGCGAAGCAGGTCTATCCGTCATCTCATTTCACGGTCCTACGAGGGGCTCTGGTTGGTAGCTCGCAAGCCGTCTGGATCTTGGAAGCTGAAGACCGACAAGTGCGCCAGGAGCGTGGTTTAACCGTAATAGCTGAAATGTACGAGCAAATGGGCAAGTACTACTCCTTTCTCGAGGGAACGCAACTGGACGAAGAGGATAAGGCAGCCCTTAACGAGCAACAGGCCTGGTTGAGGCAGCGCCGCGCTGACGTTGCCTCAATGAAGAGGACTAAAGCGTCTCTCAAGCTCACCGAAGTTATCGGCAGCGCTGCTGATTACGCTTTCTTGGAATTGAAGTTTCGTGAGGCCGTTAGACGTATGTGGCGGGAGATGAGCGCGGACGCTCACGTCCTAGGATGGTCACTTTTCCAGCGAACAATCTTTGGCCAGCCTGATCGACGGACGGGAATCGGCGAG
Above is a genomic segment from Leucobacter rhizosphaerae containing:
- a CDS encoding DNA polymerase Y family protein, which translates into the protein MTAPSRTLVFWVPDWPIHALLRDQEAADEPQERVVATRAAESPGISEAPGAAEIPGISEAPDAAIPPIALLAQHRVVACSAAARAEGVRTGLREREAQSRCPTLVVHPHDPEVDGRRFAPVIAALEQLIPGIELRRPGLCAMRVRGPARYYGGEEPAAAALLRLAAELGLPLARVGIADGLFAAEQAVRATATTPGIEAPAEAVRIVPPGGSAAFLSPLPVSRAASAGFADLLVGLGIRTLGALAALPEDAVQQRFGAEGLTAHRRAAALGQDRGAEVRPRDPVRERAIELTFEPPIDTTEQLAFACATLAERFISALTADRLVCTALRIELTDDVGLRHEREWLHPHRFTAADTVGRIRWQAASAVRETERGGAGITHVRITPTHTDRAAAHEPGLWSTEPDTRVHHHLSRAQSTLGHTGVGTMELTGGRLLGDRQRFVPWSTARSRERGSRASAAGPWPGSLSGATPSRVFPSPLPSELLDAEGRAVGVDEDDLLTATPVRLRVGDLSLTETVQEWSLPWALRERWWQGTPTRFRLQLQLEGGDAWLLFHESARWFAEGRYD
- a CDS encoding DUF2469 domain-containing protein; amino-acid sequence: MNEEELDDYEREAELSLFREYRDIASQFRYVVETERRFYLANDVDLKRQDAGSDFYFELSMTDVWVWDVYRADRFVKSVRVLTFKDVNVEELSAREFSLPQELALDE
- a CDS encoding YraN family protein — translated: MTRTAVHPVRVPHRQTLGARGETIAAAYLEGLGYRILERNWRTRTGELDLIVRDGQVLVAVEVKTRSGAGYGSPLEAITALKMSRLRRLLLEWVRASGERGSRLRVDAVGITLRPGERPRIDHLQGIS
- a CDS encoding ATP-binding protein, giving the protein MALTGLDGTAVMVEAAVAQQLPGMAIIGLPDTALAEAKLRVRTATTQAGLPLADRFILVNLSPAALPKQGSGFDLAIALAALAASGHLPTGRLAETAHLGELGLDAELRRPAGLLTATVAARALGFSRVMVPEAGGAEAALVPGIEVIAARDLAGAVAWHRGEPEGWRVVPSGASAGGTGSAGADAADGADHAGDMSDIIGQPEAVEALVVAAAGRHHVSLLGPPGTGKTLLATRLPTILPDLTPDEAITASSIASLGGLPLTALVRRPPFERPHHTASAVSIIGGGSGGEVRAGAITRACHGVLFLDEAPEFPRGVLDSLRQPLEAGTVEIHRSRVRTTLPAHLQLVVLCVRLDIVWSSIVGLM